CTCCACAATTTGCTGCTTGACTTGTTGAGTTCGTCCTGGATAAGTCTGACTTAAAACAAAAGTGCGATAGGGACACTCAGAGTTTTGGCAGCGATAACGTTGTTTACCTACTGGAGATTTCCCATGCTTGACGACTTCTGTACTGTGACAATGAGGACACTCAATCGCTAGCCAAACAGTCATAATACTTTACCTATGCCTGTTTATTCATTATAGCTAAGCAACTTATCTAGAACACTACCCATTTTTAGAGATGCAAAACAATTCACAGGTTTGAACGACTGCCAAGCGCGTGATGCCAAAAAATTAGACTTTCATTTTAACGCCAGTTTCACCGTCCTCAATCTGGCTAAACTTGAGGCGCATCGTCAGCATTCTAGTCACAAACCCTTTGTCTTTTCAATGGCAAGCCTGAAACGGCGTGCACTCAACGATCATCTGCTGGAAACATTTATTTCAAGGTTAGACCTGGAGCCAACTTTAATTAAATCTCATCCCAGCTACCAGAGCTTGCGCGACTACGGCACTATCGCCGCCTGATTCTGTCCGGAGTATTGTTATATGTAGTTAGTAGAAATTTAAGCCCAGAGTGGGTCTCAAGATTTATTCTCGCTAAAGTAATTAAAGAGGAGAAATTCCGAATAGTATTTGCTTATTAAATTTTTAGTTTTATTTTACACAAATATTAAACATAATTGTTAATTCAATTTTCTACTTAAGTTGTTA
The sequence above is drawn from the Chroococcidiopsis sp. SAG 2025 genome and encodes:
- a CDS encoding IS1 family transposase gives rise to the protein MTVWLAIECPHCHSTEVVKHGKSPVGKQRYRCQNSECPYRTFVLSQTYPGRTQQVKQQIVEMTLNGSGVRDIARVLHTSPTTVIKELKKTRYSQISQSRTLEVTQT